GTTATATTTTTCATAATAAACCACCGCAATGGGACTGAAAAGTGAAGCGTTTTCTTCCAGCAATACAAAACTATTGTCCAAAATTGGAATTTGTTTCATCATCAAAATCGCACGATTGTAATCATAATTATTGGCGTATTTATGATGATTGATGATGTCTTTCCAATCGTAAAGTGCTTTAAAAATTCGGTCTAAATCGTAATTTTCAGGCACATAAAGTTTTGTCACATTTCGGCAACCCAAACCAAAATATCGGAGCATATCGTGACAAAGCAATTTCAATTGTTCGTCTGTTTCATCGCCTGTGAGCACCGCCACCGATGTTCTGTTTCGGCGAATGATGTGCGGCTTGTTTTTGAAATAAGATTCAAAATAGCGCGCCGTGTTGTCGCTACCCGTAGCTATTACTGCATCGTAATTGTGTAGATTTTCAACCACTTCTATGGCTTGGTTTAAATCTTCTGAATTTGTTTTTAGAAAATCAATCATGTATTGCATGAGCGATTGATCTTTGGACGATAATTTGATTTGAGCCTTTTTGCCCGCAAGCAACACGCAAAGCAAATCGTGAAATCCCACCAAAGGAATGTTGCCTGCCGCTACGATGCCAATGGTTTGATTTTTAGGCGAAAAAATATAGTTTTTAAGCCATTTTTCTATATTTTCTTGGGTTAAAGCCTGCGACCATTCACTTAGCGTGAAAAGCATGTTTTCTTCTGTAAACCAAGGATTTTGTGCGCTGGCTTTTCGTATGGCAAGGACAAGCTTCTCCTGCTCGGGAGAAAAATCGTTTTTTGAATGATTTTTTATGAATGATTCTAAATTACGCCCCAAATCGCAAAAAGTTGCGACACGATTTTTTAATTGCATAGAATTTGTTGTTAATTTGCAACAAAAATAAGATTTTAATTATGGCAATCAAAATAACAGACGAATGTATTAATTGTGGCGCTTGCGAACCAGAGTGCCCAAACAACGCAATTTACGAAGGAGCTATGGATTGGCGTTTTGAAGACGGAACTACGCTTTCAGGTTTTGTAGCGGGTAGAAACGGACATTCGGCCGATGCTGCCGAAGCACAAGAGCCAATTAGCGACGATATTTACTACATCGTTCCAGATAAATGTACCGAGTGTAAAGGTTTTCACGACGAGCCACAATGTGCGGCTGTGTGTCCTGTGGATTGCTGTGTGCCAGACGAGAATTTCCAAGAGTCTGAAGAAGAATTATTGGAGAAAAAAGATATGTTGCATTCTTAATTGAATCAAGATTTTAAGTTATTAGAAAAAAAACGCGATTTTCAATGAAAATCGCGTTTTTTTATATTTTTTTAGTTTTAGTAAACTTTATCTTTTTTTCCGTTTTTGTCTCGATCTTTTAAGATGAGCAAAACATCTTTGAGCGAGTAGCCGCGATCGTGCAGTGCTAGCATATAGTAGTAGAAAACATCTGCCGCTTCTTCTAAGAAATCTTTGTCGCATTCTTTACCAGAAGCAATGACCATCTCCACCGATTCTTCGCCCATTTTTTTAGCCAATTGATATGGTCCTAGGCTGAGTTTTCGAGCCAAGCGATTATTTTTATCTTGTGATTTAGCTTCTTCTATTTTTCTCTCAAATTTCTTGAGAAAGGGAAATTCTTTGGGCATACAATCTGTTTAAAAAATTCGTTTAGGGCTTGCAAGTTATAAATTAATTAATGACTATAAAATTTTTTAGTCTTAAAATACCCTCAAATCCTATTTTTTTAATTAATCTACACGCTCCCAAATCTGTGTTTTTCCTAGAAGAGATATGCCTAAATAGCCACGCATTTTAAGTTTGTCTTTTCCCATTGGCTCAGCTTTGCAAGAATAAACGTTGCCCGTTTGTGGGTCGATGATTTTACCATTTACCCAGGTGTCGCCTTTTTTCTTCAGTCCGGTCAAAATCTCTAAGCCTAAAATTCTCTTATTTTTCTTATCGCCTTTGCATTCAGAACAAATTCCGTTGATATCTTTTGGGTCTCCAATTTTTACAACTTTACCATGTAACGCATTTCCTTTAGGGTAAATTTTAATGTGTGTACGCACGGCTCCCGTTTTTTCGTCCAAAATTTTCCAAGTTCCTACAGGGGTTTGTGCAAAGGTAAATCCCACCATCGTTAATAACATAAGAGTAACAATCTTTTTCATATCAAATAATTAAATGTACCCTAAAGAATACAAAAAGTATACCTAATATATTAAATAGTTGATTGTTAGTATTTTATAGTTTTTCAGTATTAAATTAAAGTTAATTTACGCGTTCCCAAACCTGAGTTCGCCCCAAAAGAGAGAAGCCTAAAAAGCCACGAACTTTTAATTTGTTTTTGCCGTCTAATTCAATTTTGCATGAATATTCTTTGCCCGAATCTGGGTCGGTAATTTTGCCATCTTCCCAAATGTTTCCGTTTTTCTTCAGTCCTGTGATGACCTCCAAGCCAATGAGCGGTTGATTCTTTTTGCTGCCTTTGCATTTATCGCACTTTTTATTTTGTAGGGCAGGATTCGTAATTTTCACGATTTTGCCGAAGAGCTCACCATTTTTTTCGTAGATTTTCACAAACGAACGGGCTTTTCCTGTGTTGTCATCTATCGTTTTCCAAGTACCAACGGGCGATTGCGCCATGATAAATCCTGAAAGACTGATAAATAGTAATAGTAAAATTCTTTTCATTTTGCAAATATATAAAAAATAATTAATTGAGTTAATTAAATGATTTTTTTTGATTAAAACTGACAAAATGGCGGGTTTTTTGTGGTGTAATTATCGTGTTTAAGTCATTTTATACATTTTTTAATTATGGCTAAAAACTTGCTATTAACAAAGAAATTAAAAACCCTAACATATAATAATAGAAAAACAACAGCACACTTAAAAAAGAGAAATTAACTATGGATATCAATAAATTTACAATAAAATCGCAGGAAGTAGTGCAAAAAGCACAACAACTTGCACAAATGCATGGAAACCAAGCGATAGAGAACGGCCATTTGATGGAAGCTCTATTGAACGAAGATAATCAAGTAATCGGGTTTATTCTTAAAAAACAAGGCGTAAACATAGATTATTTGAAAAAAGAATTAGAGAAAATTATCAATACCTACGCTAAGGTTACAGGTGGCGATATGCATGTTTCATCGGCTTTAGGTCGTGTGCTAAACGAAGCATCGATTGAAGCGCAAAAGATGAAAGATGAATTTGTGAGCGTGGAGCACTTGCTTTTAGCTTTATTAAATGCCAACGACAGAGTATCTGATTTGCTTAAATCTTTAGGCGTATCGCACCAAGGGACTTTGGATGTGAGTGCAGAGCTTAGAAAAGGTGAGCGTGTAACTTCTCAAAGTGCGGAAGATACCTACAATTCGCTTTCAAAATATGCCAAAAACTTAAATGATTTGGTGATTGAAGGAAAATTAGATCCCGTGATTGGGCGTGACGAAGAAATTCGCCGTGTATTGCAAATTTTGTCGAGAAGAACTAAAAACAACCCGATTCTAATCGGTGAGCCAGGCGTGGGTAAAACTGCCATTGCCGAAGGTTTAGCGCACAGAATTGTAAACGGCGATGTGCCCGAAAACTTGAAAGATAAAATCATCTATTCACTGGATATGGGAGCACTCGTTGCGGGGGCTAAGTACAAAGGTGAATTTGAGGAAAGATTAAAATCAGTGGTAAAAGAAGTGACTGGTTCCGAAGGGCAGATCATTTTGTTCATCGATGAAATTCACACACTTGTAGGTGCTGGTGGTGGAGAAGGCGCAATGGATGCTGCCAATATTTTGAAGCCAGCCTTGGCGCGTGGTGAATTGCGTTCAATTGGGGCTACGACTTTAAACGAATATCAAAAATATTTTGAAAAAGATAAAGCACTTGAGCGTCGATTCCAAAAAGTAATGGTGGAAGAACCAAACGAAGAAGATGCAATTTCTATCTTGCGTGGTATCAAAGAAAAATATGAGGTTCACCATAAAATCAGAATCAAAGACGAGGCGATTATCGCTGCCGTTGAGCTTTCCGAAAGATATATTTCAGATAGATTTTTGCCAGATAAAGCAATTGACTTAATCGATGAAGCATCTTCTAAATTGCGTATGGAAATGAATTCTAAACCAGAGGAATTAGATGTTTTGGATAGAAAAATCATGCAATTAGAAATTGAAATCGAAGCGATTAAGCGTGAAAATGATGAGCGAAAATTAGCTTTGTTAAAACAAGAACTTTCTGAATTAAATGATAAAAGAAGCGAATTAAATGCGACTTGGCAGTCTGAGAAAAACTTAGCCGACAACATTCAAGTGGCTCGCAAAAATATCGAGGATTTAAAATTGGAAGCCGAGCGTGCCGAGCGTTTGGGTGACTACGGAAAAGTAGCAGAAATCCGTTACGGTAAAATTAAAGAAGAAGAAGCTAAGTTGGCTGAATTGGAAAAACAATTTACCGACCAAGACGCCAAAATGATTAAGGAAGAAGTAGATAGAGAAGATATTGCCGAAGTGGTAGCTCGCTGGACAGGAATCCCTGTGACCAAAATGATGCAATCTGAGCGAGATAAATTGCTTAATCTTGAATCTGAATTGCACCGTCGTGTCATTGGGCAAGAAGAAGCAATCTCTGCCGTGTCTGATGCGATTCGTAGAAATCGTGCAGGCTTGAGCGATGAGCGTAGACCGATTGGTTCGTTCCTATTCTTAGGTTCGACTGGGGTAGGGAAAACCGAGCTGGCAAAAGCCTTGGCGGAATACTTATTCGACGACGAAGATAGCATGACGCGTATCGACATGAGTGAATACCAAGAGCGCCATGCCGTGAGCCGTTTGGTAGGAGCGCCTCCGGGCTATGTGGGTTACGATGAAGGCGGACAATTGACGGAAGCCGTACGCCGTCGCCCATATTCAGTGGTGCTTTTAGACGAGATAGAAAAAGCGCATCCAGATGCATTTAATATCTTGTTGCAAGTGCTCGATGACGGACGATTGACGGACAATAAAGGACGCACCGTGAATTTCAAAAACACGATTGTGATTATGACATCAAACATCGGTTCGCACATTATTCAAGATAATTTTGCCGATTTAGACAACAAAGATGAAGAAACGGTTTTAAGCCAAACAAAAGAAGAGGTATTTACATTATTAAAGCAAAGCTTTAAGCCAGAATTCCTAAACCGTATCGATGAAACAATCCTTTTCAAACCATTGAAGAGAGAGGAAATCAAGGAAATAGTGGAGTTGCAGCTGAAATCTTTATCAAAATTATTAGCCAAACGAGACATCGTTCTAGACACCACGCTAGAGGCTATCAACTATTTGTCAAGAATTGGTTATGATCCGCAATTTGGAGCAAGACCAATCAAGAGAGCCATTCAGCAAGAAGTGCTCAACAAATTGTCCAAAGAAATTTTGGCGGGCAATGTACACGACAACTCTGTAGTGCTCATCGATTATTTCGAAGAAAGCGGATTGGTTTTTAGAACCAAAGAATAAAAACTAAAACAATAAACATTAAAAATCCCTTCAGTTTTTGGCTGAAGGGATTTTTTATAGTTGAAAAATACTCAACTAAGTATTTGTGAGTTGTTTTTTTAATTCCTCATCCGAAATCTTTTCATCGTTTTGTAAAAATAATGCTTTTGCTAAGATTATATTTAAAGTTTCGTCATCTTTTATAGTATAATCCGCAAAACGAAATGTACACTTTTTCAAAACGAAATGTACATTTTTTAGTCGGATGCAGACACAGCAAAGATAGACAAAAGCCCTCACAATTGAGGGCTTTTTTATTACACATTTAGCTCAAATTTCACTTTATCACCTTTTAGTAGGCTCTTGGTTTTCTCCAAATTATTCTCGTAAATGTGGACATTTCCAATATTGAGCGTGATTGACTTCAACGGTAAATCAATTTGCCGGCTAATCAAATACAAGTGGTAAATATCAGCTGGCAGTCCTAAATTCGCATCGCTGGAACGCTGGTAAGCCGAGACCACTAACTTGCCTTTATCTATCTGGAATTGCACCAACGAAAGGCAAAGTTGCTGATTGCTTTCTACGCCTGTTTCGCCTAGAAATAGCACATAATTTTTACTGCTCCGTTTTTCTCTATTAATTTGCTCAATTAAGCGTGGTAAACGCTCAAAATAAGTGGGGTAAGAGTTTACCAGTATCGGTCCGCAATAATCCCACCAGTTAATGCCTTTTTCTCGGTAGCGCTCTGTTAATCGTTCTCCCTTTTGAAAGAGTTCTAATTCATTCTTGAGCTTCATTCGGGCGATGCCATGCCCCTCAAAAATTTCAAGCAAATCGGCAGGTTTGAGTTTCAATTGCTCATCCAAAAGATAGCGAATTTCGCCTTTTTTATTTCGTTGCGTTTTTCCTTTTCTGAGGATTTTTTCTAGTGTTTTGTGGTATTTATTCATCTTCCTGTTTTTTATAGTGATACATTATATCTTGGTAAGAAGTTTTATGCGTAGGGCAATTGGTCATAGCCGTACAAGTGGCATATTTAAATGGGTTTAGATTTTCACTCGTACGCGTACCAATCCACTGGCAGAGCTCCACGACTTGGCTTTTATTGCTGGTAAAATAAAAGAAACTCGAACCTTGTAGCGTTTCCAACACTTCCAAATAATCTGTGAGCTTCCAATATTTGTTGCTGGCATAAGTGGCGGTATCGGTGCTTAAATAAGGTGGATCGGCAAGAAATACCACATTATCCAAATCTTTATACTTCTGGAATAAATGGCGGTAATCCTCGCTTACTACTTCAATGCCTGCGAGGTAATCGAACGCCTCGTCAAAATTGGTTTTTCGAATGGTATTGTAAAGGCTATCGTGTGTAAAATGCTTTAATTCGGTACCATAATTCATTGAAAATTTTAAACTCCCCGAAAGGGTTATCCAATCCACAAAACCGCGCTTATCGGCTCTTTTCAGCACTTCTAGTACTTTCTCTTTTTCTTCGCCTCTGATGATTTTTCCGCGTGGTGTTTTAAGATTTAAAGCTCGGAGTTCCTCTAAAATCTTATTAGTTTCTGGAATGGCTTTTAAACGCTTTTGAAAGTTATCAAAGTCGTTATAAATTACCTTAGCCTCTGGGTGTACGCACTTCACGGTGTGGCTTAAAAGTCCCGAACCTCCGAACAAATCCACATAAGTGGCATCGCTCGGGTAGTCTTTTAAAGCCGCTTTAAAATGTTTTACAAAATTCCGCTTTTGCCCTTGAAATGGCAAGGGTGCTGATTTAAATTGTTTTCTTTTCATTGTCTATTTTTTTAATTGTTTTTATATTTGCCGTCCGACTCAACAAAAACACAAAAAAAGCCACGCAGGTACAGAAGACTTTTAGTCTTCTGTACCTGCGTGGCTCGTGTTTTAAATTGAGTCGGATCTATTTAAAAGCGGAGGACTTTTTTTTACTTCTCGTCCTCCAAAAAAGAAGTTTTAAACGATATTTAAGTTCTATTTAAAAGCCGTTTAAACGCTTTAAAAATACCAGTACTTGAACCTATGTAAACAATACCAAATAATATAACTGCCCAAAGCAAGTATTTAAAGTTATTAGCCAGTTTGATATTGTCTTGCTTTTGCCTTATTGTTATTTTTTCAAGTGCTGAAATAGAAACTTGCTGGTGCTCCAGCCGTGTTTGCAGTTCGCTTATTCTGCTATATAGCTCGTTACTATGCTTATGATTTGAGCTATCTTTTTGGCTTTTTTTCTCCGTATAAGTAGCGTTTTCTGCTACAATTTCACGAAATGGTTTGCCCTTCCGATATTCCGTTATCCGTGCTGGTTTCGTGCTATCTTGCGAGCTTAGCGTGAAATCATAACCAAAATTTAATAGGCTACTCAGTGAGTTATCCGTTTTTTCCAGATAACTGAAATCACTTTTATTTAACCTAAGGAATTGTTCGTTTTGTTGCACCTCGGTGAATACACGGCTCTCCATTTTTGCCGTTTGTGTTTTGCAATTTGAAAGCAAAAAACACAATAGAATAAATATTACATTTCTCATCCTTTCCATCTTGCCTTGGTTCCACGAATATCATAATGCACAAATGTGGGATAAATGCCTAAACCGCCCTGTTTCATTTTGCCGTTGTAAATTAGCTTTTCAATGGTTGAGGCAAGTTTTTCAGGCGTTATGCCCTCCACACGAATATCGGCTGCCTTTCCTTGCAAATGTTGGCTATTTACTTTGCCGCCAATTCGGCGGTTGTGCGCCACGCTTCGGTAACCAGAGTTTACCATTACAGGTTTGCCGAGAAAGTCGCGTAAAACTTGTAAATTCTTGGCTAGCGCCTGCAAGTTTTTGAGCACAAACTCGGGTGTCGTGCTTCCGTCGTGGCTCTCAAATTCTTTTAAATCAAAATCTTTGCTTAATCTCATAACTTCAATTGAATTAAATAGTTAAAAAATACGATAGGGTTAATGGTAGCGGTAACATCGCCCCAATCAAACAAGCCATAAGCTAAATAGTCTCTTAGCTCGTTGAGAAAGGCAAAAGCAACGGTTACAAAGTAGCCAATTAAAAGAGCTCCCCACCATTTAAAACCTAACAGGAGTAAGGCATAGGCGACAACAAATGTTATCGCCAAGCCTACTGCACTGTGCAATGCTTTGTCTACTGGTATCATGCCGAAAGGTCTCCGCTAAAGGTTATCGCAATAATATATAAAATACCAAATAGCAACTCGCCGTTTAATGAGTACATGAGCGACCTGCCGTCGGTTATTTTAAAGGATTTCACCCAAGCCAAGCTCACCAAATACCAGAAATGCAATGAAATCACATAAATAGTAATGGCGTAGGCCAAAGCACGCCAAAAGTTCAGCGGTGCGGGGTCTATCCAATTCAGCCCAATGGCGTAAATAAAGCCAAGAATGATACCTTGCCCAATAATTCTCGTTACAAGTTTCACGGGGTTAAAACCTCGAAAAATCTTTTTCAAAAGTTTAAATAATTCTTTCATATCTGTAAATTTTAAATGTTATTTTTTTGTTTTAGTTCATCGTTTTCGTAAGCCTTTCGGCAATGGTTGCGCTCGATGAGAAAGAGCAAAGCATTAAGCACGGCACCTGTTCTGCTCATGGTTCCGTTTACTTCTTGCATGCCGAGGTCTGAGCTTAGGCTTAATCCGCGTTTGCCAAATTCTTTACCTTGCTTAGTTTTGAGGGCGCAGTTCCAAAGCGCGCGGAGCTCCGAGCAACCGAATACATCCCACCTATAAGCACTTTCACGGAAATAATCTGCCATGCCCTTGAAAGCGTTTTTAAAGCCTTTTTTTCGGCAATCCTTGGCGAATACAATTGCCACATTTATAGGCGTAAGTGCCAGCACCAGCACAGGCGCGATAATGAAAATTAATAGGTTAATCAGTGTTTTCATCTTCGTTGAATAAATTATTTATGTCATCAAGGTCGATGGACTTCTTCAAAATATCAATCTGCGAGGCTTGCCCTTTAAACACCACCTCGGAAAAATAATCGTAGGCATCTACCATTAAATTTTCTTCATCTTCGCCTTTTAAAGGCTCTCCAGTTCGCAAATCTCTCTTTACTACTTGATAAGTATTGTCCACTGTCCAAGGTCGGTGACGCTGGCGCGTTACATGCGTGAACTTAGGCAGGTACTCGCCTTGTTGATTAAAATACTTTGTTTCGGCATCGTGTTCTATTATCTCGTATCGCTGCGAAATGCTAATCCCGAAATAATCAATCACGCGGATTAATCCACTTTTGGGATCGTTGCTAATCTGATGCTGGAATTTCCCTTTGAAAATCTCTTTGTTTTCTTCTAAGTTTAT
This Ornithobacterium rhinotracheale DNA region includes the following protein-coding sequences:
- a CDS encoding acyl-CoA reductase, whose product is MQLKNRVATFCDLGRNLESFIKNHSKNDFSPEQEKLVLAIRKASAQNPWFTEENMLFTLSEWSQALTQENIEKWLKNYIFSPKNQTIGIVAAGNIPLVGFHDLLCVLLAGKKAQIKLSSKDQSLMQYMIDFLKTNSEDLNQAIEVVENLHNYDAVIATGSDNTARYFESYFKNKPHIIRRNRTSVAVLTGDETDEQLKLLCHDMLRYFGLGCRNVTKLYVPENYDLDRIFKALYDWKDIINHHKYANNYDYNRAILMMKQIPILDNSFVLLEENASLFSPIAVVYYEKYNSDVILNQTLESLQDKIQCLVTENFNTTLTTTPLGQAQRPNLWDYADGIDTMEWIIGLK
- a CDS encoding DUF2147 domain-containing protein, translated to MKKIVTLMLLTMVGFTFAQTPVGTWKILDEKTGAVRTHIKIYPKGNALHGKVVKIGDPKDINGICSECKGDKKNKRILGLEILTGLKKKGDTWVNGKIIDPQTGNVYSCKAEPMGKDKLKMRGYLGISLLGKTQIWERVD
- a CDS encoding thymidylate synthase, which encodes MNKYHKTLEKILRKGKTQRNKKGEIRYLLDEQLKLKPADLLEIFEGHGIARMKLKNELELFQKGERLTERYREKGINWWDYCGPILVNSYPTYFERLPRLIEQINREKRSSKNYVLFLGETGVESNQQLCLSLVQFQIDKGKLVVSAYQRSSDANLGLPADIYHLYLISRQIDLPLKSITLNIGNVHIYENNLEKTKSLLKGDKVKFELNV
- the clpB gene encoding ATP-dependent chaperone ClpB, yielding MDINKFTIKSQEVVQKAQQLAQMHGNQAIENGHLMEALLNEDNQVIGFILKKQGVNIDYLKKELEKIINTYAKVTGGDMHVSSALGRVLNEASIEAQKMKDEFVSVEHLLLALLNANDRVSDLLKSLGVSHQGTLDVSAELRKGERVTSQSAEDTYNSLSKYAKNLNDLVIEGKLDPVIGRDEEIRRVLQILSRRTKNNPILIGEPGVGKTAIAEGLAHRIVNGDVPENLKDKIIYSLDMGALVAGAKYKGEFEERLKSVVKEVTGSEGQIILFIDEIHTLVGAGGGEGAMDAANILKPALARGELRSIGATTLNEYQKYFEKDKALERRFQKVMVEEPNEEDAISILRGIKEKYEVHHKIRIKDEAIIAAVELSERYISDRFLPDKAIDLIDEASSKLRMEMNSKPEELDVLDRKIMQLEIEIEAIKRENDERKLALLKQELSELNDKRSELNATWQSEKNLADNIQVARKNIEDLKLEAERAERLGDYGKVAEIRYGKIKEEEAKLAELEKQFTDQDAKMIKEEVDREDIAEVVARWTGIPVTKMMQSERDKLLNLESELHRRVIGQEEAISAVSDAIRRNRAGLSDERRPIGSFLFLGSTGVGKTELAKALAEYLFDDEDSMTRIDMSEYQERHAVSRLVGAPPGYVGYDEGGQLTEAVRRRPYSVVLLDEIEKAHPDAFNILLQVLDDGRLTDNKGRTVNFKNTIVIMTSNIGSHIIQDNFADLDNKDEETVLSQTKEEVFTLLKQSFKPEFLNRIDETILFKPLKREEIKEIVELQLKSLSKLLAKRDIVLDTTLEAINYLSRIGYDPQFGARPIKRAIQQEVLNKLSKEILAGNVHDNSVVLIDYFEESGLVFRTKE
- a CDS encoding 4Fe-4S dicluster domain-containing protein — protein: MAIKITDECINCGACEPECPNNAIYEGAMDWRFEDGTTLSGFVAGRNGHSADAAEAQEPISDDIYYIVPDKCTECKGFHDEPQCAAVCPVDCCVPDENFQESEEELLEKKDMLHS
- a CDS encoding YcbK family protein, which produces MRLSKDFDLKEFESHDGSTTPEFVLKNLQALAKNLQVLRDFLGKPVMVNSGYRSVAHNRRIGGKVNSQHLQGKAADIRVEGITPEKLASTIEKLIYNGKMKQGGLGIYPTFVHYDIRGTKARWKG
- the hisE gene encoding phosphoribosyl-ATP diphosphatase, whose protein sequence is MPKEFPFLKKFERKIEEAKSQDKNNRLARKLSLGPYQLAKKMGEESVEMVIASGKECDKDFLEEAADVFYYYMLALHDRGYSLKDVLLILKDRDKNGKKDKVY
- a CDS encoding DUF2147 domain-containing protein — its product is MKRILLLLFISLSGFIMAQSPVGTWKTIDDNTGKARSFVKIYEKNGELFGKIVKITNPALQNKKCDKCKGSKKNQPLIGLEVITGLKKNGNIWEDGKITDPDSGKEYSCKIELDGKNKLKVRGFLGFSLLGRTQVWERVN
- a CDS encoding DNA adenine methylase translates to MKRKQFKSAPLPFQGQKRNFVKHFKAALKDYPSDATYVDLFGGSGLLSHTVKCVHPEAKVIYNDFDNFQKRLKAIPETNKILEELRALNLKTPRGKIIRGEEKEKVLEVLKRADKRGFVDWITLSGSLKFSMNYGTELKHFTHDSLYNTIRKTNFDEAFDYLAGIEVVSEDYRHLFQKYKDLDNVVFLADPPYLSTDTATYASNKYWKLTDYLEVLETLQGSSFFYFTSNKSQVVELCQWIGTRTSENLNPFKYATCTAMTNCPTHKTSYQDIMYHYKKQEDE